In the Balearica regulorum gibbericeps isolate bBalReg1 chromosome 3, bBalReg1.pri, whole genome shotgun sequence genome, atgatatggaatatcccttgggccagtttgggtcagctgtcctggctgtgtcccctcccagcttcttgggcgccccttgccttctccttggcagggcagtatgagaagctgaaaagtccttgactgcttggcaacaactaaaatatcagtgtgttatcaacattgttctcatcctaaacccaaaacacagcgctaaccagctgctggggagaaaattaactctatccctgccgaaaccaggacaggtatGTAATGCCAGTTTGCGTCAGCTTTCATGAGGTTTAGTTAATTGTGGATGCTAATATAATCTTGAGGGAGGCTTTAGGTGCATCTTAGGCTTATGACAGCTCAGTTACATTTTAATCTTAGTTGCCTTGATGATATGTTACCACTCTTTATGCCATACTACAGTTAATTTGTGTCTCTTGTGTGACTGTGGTGGCTGGCACAAGATTTACCAACAAGTTTATGCTTATTGTTTAATATTAGTTACTCCCTATATCCATGGGGGTGTAGTTAAGCAAGGCGTCTTGGGCTATGACTTGTGTGTGCCTGGTGCCCGCTCCTTTTGCAGAGATTAAAGAACATGAAATTCCGtatgaacacaagaaaacactttttttttaactgtgataGTGGTCAGatgcacaggttgcccagagaagttgtggcgTCTCCATCCATGGAGGTACTCAAAACTtaactggacacagtcctgggcagcctgctccagctaAACTTGCTTGAGCCAGGGGGTGAACTAGATGGTTccaagaggtcccttccaaccccagtGACTGTGATTCTCTGTCGTctggacttttttcctttaaatagtGCATGACCCAGATCTGTAGTTAACATTTTACAAGGCAAAATGTGTGCCTTTCCTGCCCTGTCTTTCATGTCTGTGTACTGCCATTTCACTTAACATGAGTTCATAGaaataaaactatataaaaaaccccaactttacCAATCActattcaattaaaaatgtcacttaACTTTGAGCCATAGTAAGTAATGTACTCAGCATATGTTGCCATGCAATCTTTCCTACTTCTTCCTGGTAAATTTGTCAAGTCATGAGCGAATGAGCCTTGGAGTAGGATGTCCCAGTCTGACCACGTTAAACTTTGAAGGATTTTGGACTATTAGGATTTTTGGGAGAGACAGGTGGAGCAGACTCTATTGGCCTTAAATTGGTTGTGAGTACTGAGTAGGtgcaggtggttttttttaatcagtgttgGAGCTGCTgatagtttgtttttttttacaaagaagGCAAGGCAAATGACCCTGGGCATTTGAGAATATTAAAATTAGAGTTAAATAAGCCAAACAGATCAGAAAGGAAATGCAGCTGTTAGCTGCAAATTATGTCTAGCTGTTAAAAAAGTCTAGGTGTTAAAATGTAACGCTCTTCCTGCTGATTTTTTGTATTGTCTGGTGTGTGAAGATTAGATTGCAGGATACTACATGTCCAGAAACTTATTCTAGGGGCACGCCATGCAAGCAAAGAGTGGTGGCTAGTTAATGCATTAGTGTAAAATTAACACATAAATTTATCTGTATTGCTAGTCTACTTCCATATGTGTCTGTATTCTAAAGGCAGAGTTGCTTtggttgttttaaaaacaaaacacaaaagctcTGATTTAGCTTATATTATGGATATCTGTCTGTATGAATTTTACAGAAGTTTCGTCAGCTCACTCCCTCTTTTCAACATGACACTGTGGGAATAATAGTGTCTGACcaatatatgtatgtgtgtatgtgcttCGCTTGAAAATCAGATGAGTTGGTGTATAATTTCTGTGAGAGCATTATCTTAGAGGTAATTCTGGAAATATACTTCACCTTTCTGATTGCAGAACGATGCAATGATAGGACTTTGTTTTATCTGGGGAAGGCTgataaaatattagaaagacGTGTCTTACTGATGCATTTATCCAACAACATTGTATCTTGTATTTGTATGGCTTTTGTTCATTCTCTGAACCAAATTTCTGCAAGTAGTGGGAAAAATAATAGAACTGTTCTCCCCGTTGTTCAGGAACAATGGTACAGAATGCAAACAAGTTATAGAATGTGCTAATTTGATTGATCCTATGGCatgcattcattttccttttaactacTAGTTGATACTGTCTTATGTtgcaatactttttaaaatgctgctcaTGTACTATCTCTTCTAAGCCAAAGTCACATTTttggttgtttaaaaaaacccaaacaaacaacaaaacccctgaATTTGGAGGTAGCAATCTGACTTGACTGATCCCTAAAATAAATTcctgtgcttcattttaaaagcaggatCATGCAAAGGTGAGAATGATGAGAAGACTGGTGAGCTCTGTGTAATGgatctttctttctgctgtgactTATTTAGCAATACTTTATAACGCACATTCCAAGACTGCACTTTTTCTGACGGAGGGATAATTAAGAAGAAGAGTATGTCAAAGAACATTTAGCTCAGTTACAAATAAACGATTTAATCAGAGTACACCACATTCCCACCCTGCAATGTCATAAACTTGTGCAGTGAAGATGGGAAGATTCGTGCTTCCATTGCTGGGAATATTCAGACAGTTAAGTATGTAGCTGGTGTCACGTGCATAAGAATACTGAAATTAGGAAATGAGCTACACCTGTAGTTTAAATAATTGGTTgtagaacaaaaaaatgttctgaagatGGACTGAGTGAAGTAAGTTGACAACAAATGGTTGAGCATCTTGCCTATGACCATAAGTTGTAcatatatttgtttcttttgtgccTCCTTAAAgtatttggattaaaaataagcaatctCTTGATGTGTCCATGTTTATTGATAAGCCCAGGTTCCTTGAGTAACTTACACCTGATGAGGATGGCTTTAACTTGAGCATTAGATTTTTAAGCAGCTCAATATTTGGCAAAGAGCAGATACACAGTGGCCAATTACTTGTGCTTCTGGAAAGCTTtcaatctgcttttaaaaacatcatcttggcaataaaaagggagaaaaatgtcatctttccCAGATATAAGCACATGTTGTGAATGATTCACTTCAGTCCCACACCTGATAGTAGATAATGTAACCATCCTGACATCAAATCTAAAGGTACGCAACATTTATTTCCTGTACAATTTTACTCTCACTCATCTCTCTTTCTTATATATGGACTTCATAATTTTACTTGGGACAATAAAGTTTCTGACGTCTTTTCTGACACAGAGCCTAACAAATATGGTTGTGGCAGTTTTCGACCCTATTACTTTGTCTcatttacttttgcttttcttccttttctttgcctttaatTTTGGGCCTAGACAAAATAGCTActgctcttttttgtttttttaaataaaagtgtttCTGGATAATAATTGTCTATATGCTGAGCCCTCCTgcatattttacagatgggagCTGCTTTAATTTCACATCTGTTGCTATGGAGCTGTGTAGATTTGCTTACTTGGCCTGCCAGCACTGGGAGCTGTTAAAGACCGCTCCATGGCTACCAGGGTACAGGGATGTGCAACGCAGGGAGGTGAACATGTACATCTCACCCTCCAGGAGCGAGGATGCCACGTCCAGGTTCAAGCTCGTGCTCTCCTCAAAGCTTGTGTCCTAGAGTTGAGCATGGAGGGGCATCACCCTGTGAAGGTTTGGTGCGTTGTAGCAGTCGGTGCTGTGAGGTCTGGAAAGCGACCAGCGCTGTGAGGGCTAATTGTTGGCGGTGGGGTGGAAGCGGCTGTTGGAGGGTCCGTTACTTGCATAACGCAACCCTTCCTGCATGCTTCAGAATGCCTGGGTCCCATGCAGCAGTTTTGAACATTCCCTCCCAGTTGGGTCAATGGACCCAGTGCAGCCGGTAGATCCCATTGGAGCTCCTCTGCCTGGCATCAATCCCTCGGTATTTGGGCTCAGAAGAGGTGAAATTTGAACCTACAGGTCTCCTTAGACGACCTTCAGGAGCTGTGGGCTGCGGATGGCGACTGGTTCTCTTTGTCTGGACCAGTGACTGGTCCCATTGCTCACAGGAACAATGACGTCAGCTCTGTAGTCTGGGGAGAAGGTAATGATTGTATAACCTTATCCTGGGCCTCAAAGCTTGAGTCTAAGCTAGTCCTATATGACATTCATGACAGACAAAagctgggtggtttttttctgcgCATGGGTGATGAagtatgcatatttttttaccttgcaatatttatttcttaccAGAATGGTAAGAAATATTGTTTCTTGTTGATAAGAATATATATAaccttatttcttatttaaaaagctgtgaTTGGCCTCGGCCCTAGGATAATAATGTAAGGTACTTTGATGTCAGGCTTTTCTAATACTGAACAAGTAATTGGTGTCTTTGTCACTGGTCAGAAGCTgttatttctgcatgttttgaGAAGGACTGTAGGTAACTTGTCCTTCCATTTGTAGGTAAAATCGTTGTGCTGCAAGTAATGGTCCAAGAATCATCTCCAGCCGGTTCTAGAAAGGCAAAGCATCACAGCAGGGTTTAGGTGGGAAGGGACTACTGGAGGTCTTTAGTCCTGTCATCTGCTCAGAGCGGGGCTAACCCCAACGCTgggtcaggttgctcagggctttgtccagtcGGGTTTTGAGCATCCTGAGAGATGGAGAACCCATAGTCTCATCCTTTCAcatgctggctctgctctggccAGCACAGCCTGGTCCGTGGTCGGCCCTCATCACCACAGGGGTGCAGTGCTGCATCACGGTAGGGAGAACCCTCTGTTCCCAGGGTGCAGAAACTCTGGAGAGATACTTCAAAGGCACTAGCTCTGACAAAATCCAAGTGATCGTGGCTGTAACCGgattcttggggggggggggggcggggggaagggggatgGAGAGAAATTTAACATGTGCTTCCTTGTCATTCATACGTATGCATCTGAACATCTGCACTAAGTAAAGTCTCTTTGCAAGTTCAGttcttcttttgcattttgtgtGTAAGGATGTACTGTGTGTTGAGAAGCAGCAATTAGTTTGGAACCATCCAGTCGCCAATTAGCAGAGTCTTACTCTCATACCACCAGTAACAAACATTTCACCAGTAACAGGAAATCTGCAAGCTGCATGCATTTGTCTCTTCCCATTGTGCGTTTGCTTGGTGGCTTCATAGTGCTGTTTGTGAGGATAAGTACAGAAGGAGCTGTTAATCTGGGCGCATAACCCATGAAAGATCTGGCAGATAGTTTTGTGAGGTGAATGGGGGCATAGCTGCTGTTCATTTTTCCGACAGTCAGATGTAAAGACCTGCCTTTATTCTGCAACATTTCCATTGCCTTCAGACAGCTTTGACGGTGTAATTTTGGATATTCCATTTGGGAAGAAGTTCAAGATCGCAAAAGACATACAGCTTCTTCCAGATATTCTCCAGGAAATGGAGCGGTACATGTGGCCTTTGACATGCTTGGAGTTTGGTGTAAATGTCATGATGGTTTGTGATCCTAAGTGTTCAGTCAGCTTCAGGTTTGCTTTATTCCAAACACTCTCCTGCTCTACAGTCTGACCCTGTGCAGGCTGTGAAAGTCTGAGTCTTTTACTTGTCCCTTAAAGGCTGTTGTGGCTTGTCTTGCAAGCTGTGGAAGTACTGACAGCAGTGCAAGCTGACAAGGAATGAGCTTGTCGTGTGAGCCATACTCACAAATATTCTTTATAAGGCATGATGGtgacagaaaggagaaagaggagaggatgACCGAGACAAACTTAAAGCATAGCCAGGCAAATAAAGCAATAATTTGGAAGAATCAGACCAGAAGGATCTCAGACCAGAAAATGGTGgtatgcattttcctttccattagTGTATACTGGCATAGCCAGCTAGCGACCTGGTCTGCTTTTAGATGCCTCCCTTCATCTCTCACTCTGTCATTTTGTGGCAGAATTGAGCCAAGCTAATTGTGGGCTGCTTCTAACGGACAGTTCAAAGTGGAGGTGAGGAAGGGACCATTACCACCAGTAAGACTGTTCAATCCACTTGCTGTGAACAGAGCCAGgatagtctttttttccctgtctttcaaGGCCAAGTGTAATGTTTCCTCATGTATTAAGAAAAATGGATTGCAAACAATGGTTaattttcctccatttcctgAGTTTGAAAGCCATTAAGGATCAGTGGAACACAGAAAGGACAGAACTTTTAGAGTTTTCACAGGGAAAGGTCAGCTTCAGAATTGCCTTTACCAACCAGAGGAGCTGCCCTGGGAAGCTGTTCCTTTGTAGACTGGTGGGAGGCTCATGCAACCCAAAAATGAGGTTTGAAGGTGACACTGCCCTCGATCTTTGGAAGAATaccaagaagagaaaaattgaGTCCATCTTCCCTGCTAACCCCATGGAAAGACCTCCTGAGGTCAAAAATGTTTGGGGGTCAGGGTAGGGCCCAGTTCTCCCATTTAGGAAGAGTTACAAAGATAGGGAACTTAAATTCCATTTGGAGACGTAGCTTATTGAGTTGAGCTGTGACCCTTAATGTGCTTAGACGTTTTATCAAATGCAACTGGTACCTGAAGTGTCAGCAGTGTTGAGTtctgaataaatgaataaataccAGGCAGGCTGAACACCtaacctttatttttcctgcaattGCCAGAGTACTTCGTGTTGGAGGCACTGTTGTATTGCTGCTGTAGCCGGGATCTCCATAAGCGCATGGATGGCATTACTCAGTGTGCTGAAAATGACTCCTAATGCCATTTCTGATAGCGCAAGTGAAACCGACGCTGCAAAAGCCCTAAATGTTGATGGGAAATCTTCCTCCTTGGTGAACGGTGTTGAAGAATCCTTTCTCAGCAGCAGGCAGACACATTTTGTGTCTCTGGTGCCAGATGGCATCTATGGAGTCAGTCTTGGAAAGACAGATGCTTTCATACACGAATACAGGAAGATCTCTTCTGCTGGGAATTGGTAGCTTTCTAGCACTGCGCCTAAGCGAACTGGAATCCTGATACACTTGAAAAGCAGCACGGCAGTGATCTGGTGGGACCCTGCTGATACAAACCCTGTGCCATTTGTTAGCTCACCTCACTTTCTTTGGATGTTCTAAGGTGTTGCTTTCCTCTTTGGTTTTTCAGCAGAGGTGGAAGATGCCTACTAgtgtttcagatgtttttactgtaaaatattgTAATGAGACAAAAGTCCTCAAATCCTTATTTAGGCAAAGCCTCTCAGTATTGGGAGGAGTTTCTCTGGGACAGAAGGACTTCATTTACAAAACCGCAAACCCAAATGTGGTAATATTAAACGTACATGGATTTTCACCTTCAGCAATGTTTTTAGGAAGCACATCTTGTCTGAAGAAGTCTCCAGCTCTTTTTGGGGGCTGGATGTATGCTTTGCCATGTGCCTTGCTGTATTACTTTAAAGCTTGTTTCTGATGAGTTTGAAATGTTGCTATTGAGATCGCTTGGAGtggaaaataaactattttctgtGTCGATTCTTTGCAGCGTTTGCATGTGTCTAATGGGTATGCTTTAGCTTTTTAGGGTGAAGAGACTTATTTCTAtcaaaaataatgcttttcctCACTTGGTAATGTTACTCCAAGGGCACAatgtgaaagatgaaaaaacttGTCAAGTGGATGAATAATTAGAAGTGACTTTACCTGCAAAGTAGCGCATGGAAAAATTCTCCTGAAAAGAGAGAGGTCTTAGCAGTTCTTTTAGTCTATGCAAAAGGTATTTGGGGGAGGGGAATAGTCTAATTCGAGGCTTTTCCATGGCTGCTGAGCTGACAGGGAAGTATTTTTATAGACAATTACTGCAGATTTCTTTCTGGTGCTATTTTGGACAAGCATTTGCAACTTGGCAAGCTGGGATGGACTCGTGCATTGTGTTCCTCTGGTGTGATTAGTATAGAGATATGATTAGTAATGTgtctggggtttggtttggggttttcttgctttcttttgtgttttttttttttccttgatgctGGAAGAAACTTTACTCTTAAGGCTAATTGCATTTCAAGAGACTAAAACTTACTGTTGTTGAGAACTGTTTgtggaccccccccccccaacattaTACAACGCTGAGGTATCTTTTCAATACAGTTGTCATTCCTGTGGGAAGGGGCCTCTGGTGGCCTCCAGCTTCCCCGCTGGACCAGGCCTATTGCCAATGCTCGATGACATCAGCTGGGGCTTTGTCTAGCCAAGTCTTAAACCTCCGAGGATGGAGATCACTGCCTCTCTGGGTATGAGTCGCAGGGGACACCACCCTCCTGGGGGAGAAGCTTTCTTTATGTGTGAGCCTCCCAAGCTGCAGTCTGTGGCTGTTGTCCCTCCCTGCAGTGTCTGATGCTGCAGGAGTTTGGCTCTCTCATGTCCATAACTGCCTTTCAAGCAGTCACAGGCTCCTGGTAGATGCCCTCTCTGGCTCCTTTCCACCAGACTACCCgagcccagctccctcccctcGCAGGCACCATGCTCCAGGCCCCTAACCATTTTTGCAGCCTCTGCTGGCCCCTCTCCTGTTTTCCCACATCCCTCCTGAACTGGAGGATGTAACACTGGACATGAACCCCTGTGAGGGGTTAAAAATCACTCTTCTGGCTCCGCTAGCCATGTAGCTCCTAGTGTAGCCTGTTTGTCTGACCTGCGATGGGAACATGCTTCTGGCTAATGGTCATCCTGTTGTCTGCTGTAACCCCAAGCCCTTCTCAGCAGGGCTGCCACCCAGCTGAGAATCTCACAGCCTGGCTGAATGCACAGGGCTGTGCCACCCCAGGCGCAGAGGTCTGCGCATCTCCTCCTTGAACACTACGAGGTGCTACTTCTCAAGTTGACTGAGGGCCTCTGGGCAGATTTTCTGCCATTCATTATGGtagctcccccccccgcccgccctgcCATCCCAGTTTAGTGTCACCCATGGCTATTTGTGCTCTTCACCCAAGGTGGAACCAAGTTAAACCTTCTTGGTGTTATATTAGATGTATAAACCATCTGGAGAAAGTATTTCTGCCTTGCTCTGTGTATGACAAGCCAGTCACATAAACAGGTATGAGCTGACTCCAACAAGACCTAAGTGTTTGCTGAGAAACACTGTTCTGTGCTCAGTGGTGAAGCCAAGCACAGAAATGGAGGGAAGGTTGGCCCCAAAGCTGTGCTTAGTGCTGATGCTGGTTTCTCCTGCCATTTCTTCCTGGCATCTTGATTGTTCGCAGATCCATTAATTGATCTGTTGGGTTTTAGTCTAGTTTATATGATTGTGTTTCTTAGCCTAATTTGGCACTGACTTTTTCTGCTATCGTTTAATTGATGGttatcttaaaacacctccccccacccctcccatcttcccgggctcaacttcactcccggcttcaaacctccacccccctcagcggcacagggggacggggaatgggggtcaCGGTCAGgtcatcacatggtgtttctgccgcttcttcatcctcagggggaggactcctctcatcgttcccctgctccagcgtggggtccctctcatgggagacagtccttcacgaccttctccaacgtgagtctctcccacggggtgcagaccttcaggagcaaactgctccagcgtgggtcccccacggggtcacaagtcctgtcagcaaacctgctctggcgtgggctcctctctccacggatccacaggtcctgccaggagcttgctccagcgcgggcttcccacggggtcacagcctccttcaggtgcctccacctgctccggcgtggggtcctccatgggctgcaggtggaatcgccacaccccctcatcctccctccatgggctgcagggggacagcctgcttcaccatggtcttcaccacgggctgcaggggaatcttgctccggcgcctggagcacctcctccccctccttctgcactgaccttggtgtctgcagatgttcttacatcttctcactcctctctctggctgcaaaagctctctctaactgtttttctctttcttaaatatgttatcacagaggtgctgattggcttggccttggccagcggcgggtccgtcttggagccggctggcattggctctgtcagacacaggggaagcttctagcagcttctcacagaagccacccctgtagccccccagctaccaaaaccttgccacgcaaacccaacacattgcATTAAGGCAATACTTCTCTGTTCCACCACCCTTATCTCTcacctccccttccttcctctcccattACTTTGCCCTTCAACCAACCTTTCTCTCAcatctcccttctcttcccagccCTATGCTCACAATACTCTGTATGTGACCCTTTCCCCCCACCATTCCCTTTTGTGGTCATCTTGTACCATCCACCCTTATTGCAGAATTGACTTCTCTGGTTGCTCTGCTCTGTCAGTAGTGTCAGCCTGTGCCCTCTCCAAGGCAGCCTGGGGAACCTTCCAGAGGCCTGGTCAACTCTTTCCTTGTGCCCAGCAGGTGTGAAACACTGCTCTGGCAAGGAATGTATGGGTGCCATGCATCAAGGGCAACACTGGCTTTTAGGTGATGGCAGAGGATTCTAGCTTTGGATGAGTTGTGACAGATGCATTGACATAGCACTGAAGTCTTTTAATTGTGGAAACTGTCTCTGTCAGTTTGAGTGCTGTCTGACAGATCAAACCGACCATGGCACTCTCATCTGTTAACGCTCATGTTTCTGTCATTAAGTACTGGAAAATGCAAAGCCGCTCCTCTTCTAGtatctccccatccctctgatGCCATGGGTGGCTTCTTGGCCCAAGCAGGAGAGGTTCTCTGAGGCTCTAACTCCAGCATGCTGCACTGCCTCATTGGGGATGCTTGGTGCAAGCACTGTCCAGGCTACGACACTCCTGGTTTAGGAACTTTCTCCATCTTGCAGGAGACACCATTTCCAAGCTGTGAAATTGCAGTTGACACAAATACTTTTGACAGAGGTGGGTATTTTACTACAGATACTGTAGCTTGACACATGCCTCATAACAAAAGGGCCATCCAGGAATGGACAGAATGGACAGGAGTAATTTAATCTTTCTCACAGTGCAGCTTGGGCACTCCGAATGGAAATCTTGATTATTTACAAATTACATGGGAACTTCATGTACAGAGAAGacacaaagaaacacaagtACACgctgatttaaaagaaaaaggtctttGGGGGCAttctgggaggagaggggcacCAAAGCCTTCCTTTAGGGTCAAATGTGGAAGGTGCTGAATTAAAACATCACAGATGatgccctggggaagggggtaTAATTCTGACTAGGATTCATTTGGCAACAGTGacttttccttaatttctttctgtacagatccttgaaaaatagaaatagccATAAATTCTTACAGCAACTTTCCTCACCCTTTTACCTTCCGGTGCAAAAATATTCCTCTGCATGGACTTGCCATGCTGAACTGAAGCATCTGATCTTGAGCCATTTCTGTCCTCTGAGAGCTGTCTCCTTTTCAAATCTCTCTGCTGGGCAGCATGGGAGAACAGCTTGCTGAACCAGTAAAAGACAACAGCCAGATTTTGAAGAATCAGACTTTTGTGCTTGGAATCCTGAGTTTGGTTTTCCCTTCACTTCTATTTCTTTGAGTAAGTCCTGCAAAATGCTTCAGCCATCACTGAAGGGTGTTGGTGGCAGGTGGGGAGTCATATAGATGAGTCTCTGGTGGACTTCAGCTGCATAATGTTGCCCCTGCTAACAAACGGGTAAGCTGTGCAAAGGCACCCAGCTGCTACTGTAAATCCCAGACTGCACCAAGCACGAAATACAGACCAGTCGTATCCATGTTCTACAGCATCAGGAAGAGTATAGATGAATGCGCGGAGGTGGTTTAGGTCATATGATAAGCTGGCTGCATTGCAGGAATATAGTGCAAAATATTCCTGTAAATGAAATAATCATgttgttattttgaaatgtagCATAGCatgaataacaaaataaatgttaggCCTTACTAATCAAATAACTTGTACCCAGCTTTGTCGGTATAACAAAGGGTAGCACACAGGTGATAATTACTGACATTCATAAAGTTGTCATGTATTACCCAGTTACGCAAGGCTAAGCCCTGGCTCTGTGGTTGTGAACTGCATCCAGCAAACTTCTTGGTTGTGACTTTGAAGAATAAGAGAGTCTCCTCTGTGACATCAGAACGCCGCCCTTTGAACAGAGCAAGGTACCCAAAGCCTCCGTGATCAGATCTGACCCATGGGAC is a window encoding:
- the TMEM178A gene encoding LOW QUALITY PROTEIN: transmembrane protein 178A (The sequence of the model RefSeq protein was modified relative to this genomic sequence to represent the inferred CDS: inserted 2 bases in 1 codon), whose protein sequence is MAAGVLLCRCVITAVSFFQEESLTQYVAGLLLLMTGIFCTIFLXNAASLSYDLNHLRAFIYTLPDAVEHGYDWSVFRAWCSLGFTVAAGCLCTAYPFVSRGNIMQLKSTRDSSI